DNA from Flavobacterium aestivum:
TATTGAAACAAAGCACTATTATGCAAAGGCGAAATATCTTTTAAAGCTATTATTGCATCTGTTAGTCTTGTAAATGCACCATACTTTTCGGAAGCTAAAAAGGCCGATTTTTGAGCAAATTTCTCAATATCAATAACTTGTTTTTCTACCAGATTTATTAAAGTTTCGGAAGCTATTAATCGTAGATCTTTCTTTTCCTGAAAGAAACATGCAGCAAATAAAAACAGGGTATTTTCAGAGAATCTAAATTCAGGACTGCTCATTACTTCCAGAAAGCCTTTTAATTCTGGTTTAGCACCATAAGTAGTTCGGCAGTTATTCAATAAAGTCAAGGCTAATGCATCAGAATTTTGAGGCGTTAAACTATGCCAGTAATGGGTGTTTCCGGCATAATTCAAATTATAATCCCAACTGTTTGATCTAGCGTAAATATCCTGGCTGTAAAGAAGATAGTTTGGCGTTTTTTTATAGTCAGGCATATCAAAACGTAGTTCAAACCATGAGGCTGATCGTTCTTTTTTCTTGGTTCGATAATCCGTCCATTCGTTCCATTCTTCCTTAAATGTAATTTGCGGTTCAAACGGAGTCATAACAAACGGTACTTCTTTTAGATACGTATTTTCGAATTCAGGGAATGTCTCATCAGGGTAAAAGGTTCTTGCTGCAACGGCCCATAAGGATAAGTATCCGGTTTCTTTTGTGGCTTTGCCCATTGTGGCCAAAAGTTTTGAAAATAAGGAATCCGAATCTATTGTTAGTTTTTCGTTTACACCTAAGCAGAACGATAATAGCTGCTTTAATTCTCCTTCGACCTGATTCAATAACGGAATGGCTTCTTCTACATTTTCTCTCGGCATACGGGCAATTGCAATTGCTAAATCGGTAGAATTAATTTCTTCGTTTGTTTTTTGGTACGCAATTACTCTTTCCAACAAAACCTTTGGGGCAACCCAATACGGCTTGTGGCTTGGGAATGAAAGCATAGGCAACACAGAATTTGATTCGATCTTTTGCTGTACTTTGTCTAATAATGGCTTGATTAAAGCCAGTGTATTTATTTTTGAAAAAGGTCTAAAATCGTTATGGAATTTACCATTGATATTGGCTATTTTTTGAGTCAAAAAGGACTCCATGTAATTCTTGTGAATACTTTCGAAATGTTTTTTTTGCAACTGTTTTTCATACGGCAGCAATTGTGAATTATAATCTGCTGGGAATAAATCTCTTTGCTGGATATAAACATTCATCAGGATTTCGGTATCTAAAACTTCTTCGGAACCAATAAAATTCCCGAATTGAAAAAGAATATCATTCCAATCTTGTGGTAATTGTACTTCTTCGTTAAGTAACGTTTCTTTTTTTGCTTCAAATTGATATTCTTCAAAACCGGAATCATCGATCGCTAATGAATCTTCATCTATAAACTGACTTAATCCCGATTTTATGTTTCCTTGCATTAAAGAAACATAGGAGGAGAGTTTTTCTTTGAGCGCTTTATCTTTTGCAGAAGCTATCTTTAAAATAATTTTTGTGGCACGTTCCTGCAAAGTCAAATCAGCTATTACGTAAATATCCGCAATCAGAGAGGTAATAGTGTTGCTTAGTTTTGGGTTTGATTTCGTTATCTTCTCCAAAATAGGTAAAACGTTTTTTATGGCTGCTTTGCAATCATTTCGCATCATTAGAGGTTCGAGCCACTCCAGAAATGATTTGGTTTTGAATTTTGGATGTGTGTATATTTTTTTAACAAGCTCAACTCCGTAACTTGTAATTGGTGGGTGGGCATTATGCAGTAAAGAGAATATATTTTCCTGATATACTATAAGTTCGTCCTCAGTAGCATTAAATTCTTCTATTCTTTTTCTGAAAAATGATTTTAAGTTATTGTTCCATTCTTTCGTTTGAATTTGGATTGCATTTTCAATAAAGAAAGCGCGATCCATTTTTTTCTCATCTAATAAAGATTTGTAAATAATGCTCCAGGCATTAAATTCACCATGTTTTTGGGATGAATTATCTCTGAATAAATGATTATGAACTACAGATTCATAATTAAATAACTCAGGAACATCTCTTTGATAAGTTGTTTTATCTTCTAGCACTTTGCGAATAAAAACTCTGGTTTTCATTTTGGTTCGCCACTCATAAGTAGCCGCTAAGGTTAAAGCATACAACTCAGGATTATATTTTAATAAACCATGATCTTCAAGTTTACGAAGCGCGTAATAATTAAAATTGACCCAATCTTGTCTTTTTGTTTTATCTAAGATAAAGGTGTCCAGCCAATTTGGTTTTGCCCATAAGAGTACCTCTAATAGATACGGTTTGGAATCCAGTTCCTCAAGTATGGAAAGTGCTTCATCCCAAGGAGTAATATCAGTTTTGTCAAATAATGCAATTGCGCTTAGTGTAATAATTTCTCTTTGTTTGTTGTCACCTCGAGTTCCCCAGCCGTAATCGTATCTGTCCTTTTTTACGTAATCTGGATCTTTACTTAAATCAGTATAGGTCATCCAGTAGCGTTTGCTTTTTTTGATGTGCTTTTTTAAAGCTTCAATATTTCCTTTTGCCTTTTCTTTCAGGAAAGGAAGTAACAGATTAATATTTTTAGATTTTATGATAGCATCATACTCTTCTAAGACTTCATCAGAGCTTTTGTTTTTAGCTGATTTTGGTTTAGAAATCGCATCGACTTCACCGTTTTCTGAGTATCCTTTTTTTATTTTTTCGGTTAGCATTTTTTCAGCCATTTTCAAACATTCTTCGTTAGTAGTAAAGCTTTTTGTTTGAGAGGTACCTGACGTTCCATTTTTTCCGTAAGTAACAGTATAGTCTAGTCCTGCAACTTCAATTTCCCAGAATTTATCTGAGTTCCCGTCAATGTATTTAAGACTTTTTTTCATTATAGAGTATAGATGGGGGTTATAAGTGAATGTGTTGATTTTCTCTCAAAAATAGAATTAATAAAGAGAATTACCACATTCTTACAGAAAAGTTTTGTGTAAAAAAAGGTTAATTTTAAATCTTCTTTAGCGCTTTGATAAGATGCAATAAAAAAGGCTGTCTTGATGAAGACAGCCTTTTCCTTTGGTTATATTATTTTGATTTTAGTTGTGACCATATATTTTAGCATATAGGTCTTTATAGATTTCTAATATGATTTTTCGTTTTAGTTTAAGGGTAGGAGTTAGGTGTCCGCCATCTATAGACCAAACTTCTGGAGTCAATTCAAAGCGTTTGATTTGTTCCCAATTTCCGAATTTTTTATTGATGTTGTCTACTTCTTCCTGAACACGAGCAATTACTTTTGGGTTAGCAACGATTTCCGCATTAGTGTTACCAAGCTCAACGTTATGTAATTTTGCCCATTCTTTGATAAAATCAAAATTAGGTTGTATGAACGCTCCCGGCATTTTTTCACCATCTCCAATTACCATAATCTGCTCGATAAAACGAGATTGTTTCATGGTGTTTTCAATAATTTGTGGGGCAATATATTTTCCTCCTGAGGTCTTGAACATTTCTTTCTTACGGTCAGTAATTTTCAAGAAACCTTCGCTGTCAATTTCCCCAATATCTCCTGTATGGAAATAATTGTTTTGAATCGCTTCGGCAGTTTTTTCCGGATCTTTAAAGTAA
Protein-coding regions in this window:
- a CDS encoding DUF6493 family protein; protein product: MKKSLKYIDGNSDKFWEIEVAGLDYTVTYGKNGTSGTSQTKSFTTNEECLKMAEKMLTEKIKKGYSENGEVDAISKPKSAKNKSSDEVLEEYDAIIKSKNINLLLPFLKEKAKGNIEALKKHIKKSKRYWMTYTDLSKDPDYVKKDRYDYGWGTRGDNKQREIITLSAIALFDKTDITPWDEALSILEELDSKPYLLEVLLWAKPNWLDTFILDKTKRQDWVNFNYYALRKLEDHGLLKYNPELYALTLAATYEWRTKMKTRVFIRKVLEDKTTYQRDVPELFNYESVVHNHLFRDNSSQKHGEFNAWSIIYKSLLDEKKMDRAFFIENAIQIQTKEWNNNLKSFFRKRIEEFNATEDELIVYQENIFSLLHNAHPPITSYGVELVKKIYTHPKFKTKSFLEWLEPLMMRNDCKAAIKNVLPILEKITKSNPKLSNTITSLIADIYVIADLTLQERATKIILKIASAKDKALKEKLSSYVSLMQGNIKSGLSQFIDEDSLAIDDSGFEEYQFEAKKETLLNEEVQLPQDWNDILFQFGNFIGSEEVLDTEILMNVYIQQRDLFPADYNSQLLPYEKQLQKKHFESIHKNYMESFLTQKIANINGKFHNDFRPFSKINTLALIKPLLDKVQQKIESNSVLPMLSFPSHKPYWVAPKVLLERVIAYQKTNEEINSTDLAIAIARMPRENVEEAIPLLNQVEGELKQLLSFCLGVNEKLTIDSDSLFSKLLATMGKATKETGYLSLWAVAARTFYPDETFPEFENTYLKEVPFVMTPFEPQITFKEEWNEWTDYRTKKKERSASWFELRFDMPDYKKTPNYLLYSQDIYARSNSWDYNLNYAGNTHYWHSLTPQNSDALALTLLNNCRTTYGAKPELKGFLEVMSSPEFRFSENTLFLFAACFFQEKKDLRLIASETLINLVEKQVIDIEKFAQKSAFLASEKYGAFTRLTDAIIALKDISPLHNSALFQYLNVFFENLNATDKLPTGFKKVVESYVDILIKTNQKPSPKAILFFEQWKDNSSLKSLIKQILK